The following are encoded in a window of Urocitellus parryii isolate mUroPar1 chromosome 7, mUroPar1.hap1, whole genome shotgun sequence genomic DNA:
- the Kcnj2 gene encoding inward rectifier potassium channel 2, which translates to MGSVRTNRYSIVSSEEDGMKLATMAVANGFGNGKSKVHTRQQCRSRFVKKDGHCNVQFINVGEKGQRYLADIFTTCVDIRWRWMLVIFCLAFVLSWLFFGCVFWLIALLHGDLDASKESKACVSEVNSFTAAFLFSIETQTTIGYGFRCVTDECPIAVFMVVFQSIVGCIIDAFIIGAVMAKMAKPKKRNETLVFSHNAVIAMRDGKLCLMWRVGNLRKSHLVEAHVRAQLLKSRITSEGEYIPLDQIDINVGFDSGIDRIFLVSPITIVHEIDEDSPLYDLSKQDIDNADFEIVVILEGMVEATAMTTQCRSSYLANEILWGHRYEPVLFEEKHYYKVDYSRFHKTYEVPNTPLCSARDLAEKKYILSNANSFCYENEVALTSKEEEDSENGVPESTSTDTPPDIDLHNQASVPLEPRPLRRESEI; encoded by the coding sequence ATGGGCAGTGTGCGAACCAACCGCTACAGCATCGTCTCTTCGGAAGAGGACGGCATGAAGCTGGCCACCATGGCGGTTGCCAATGGCTTTGGGAACGGGAAGAGCAAAGTCCACACCCGGCAACAGTGCAGGAGCCGCTTTGTGAAGAAGGATGGCCACTGCAATGTCCAGTTCATCAACGTGGGTGAGAAGGGACAACGGTACCTCGCGGACATCTTCACCACGTGTGTGGACATTCGCTGGCGGTGGATGCTGGTTATCTTCTGCCTGGCTTTTGTCCTCTCGTGGCTGTTTTTCGGCTGCGTGTTTTGGTTGATTGCCCTGCTCCACGGGGACCTGGATGCATCCAAGGAGAGCAAAGCTTGCGTGTCTGAGGTCAACAGCTTCACGGCCGCCTTCCTTTTCTCCATCGAGACCCAGACCACCATAGGCTACGGCTTCAGGTGTGTCACGGATGAGTGCCCCATCGCTGTCTTCATGGTGGTCTTCCAGTCCATCGTGGGCTGCATCATTGACGCCTTCATCATCGGCGCGGTCATGGCCAAGATGGCCAAGCCCAAGAAGAGAAACGAGACCCTGGTCTTCAGTCACAACGCCGTGATCGCCATGAGAGACGGCAAGCTGTGCTTGATGTGGCGAGTGGGCAACCTTCGCAAAAGCCACTTGGTGGAAGCGCACGTGCGGGCGCAGCTCCTCAAATCCAGAATTACTTCCGAAGGGGAGTACATCCCCCTGGATCAGATAGACATCAATGTGGGGTTTGACAGTGGGATCGACCGTATATTTCTAGTGTCCCCAATCACTATCGTCCATGAAATCGACGAAGACAGTCCTTTATATGATCTGAGTAAGCAGGACATTGATAACGCAGACTTTGAAATTGTCGTCATACTGGAAGGCATGGTAGAGGCCACTGCCATGACCACGCAGTGCCGAAGCTCCTACTTGGCCAATGAGATCCTCTGGGGCCACCGCTACGAGCCGGTCCTCTTTGAGGAGAAGCACTACTACAAGGTGGACTATTCCAGGTTCCACAAGACTTACGAAGTCCCCAACACTCCCCTTTGTAGTGCCAGAGACTTAGCCGAGAAGAAATATATCCTCTCAAATGCTAATTCATTTTGCTATGAAAATGAAGTCGCCCTCACGAGCAAAGAGGAAGAAGACAGTGAAAACGGAGTCCCCGAAAGCACTAGTACAGACACCCCCCCAGACATAGACCTCCACAACCAGGCCAGCGTACCTCTAGAGCCCAGGCCCTTACGGCGGGAATCCGAGATATGA